TACCTCGGCAGCCCCGGAGCAAGTATGCCATCGAGAAGAAGTACAACATTGCCCAGGGGCTTATTAGAGACCATTGTACGGCATTTTTGCGATATGACCATTGGTCTTTTCTTAACGTGAGTTCGATATAAAGAAATGGCACAACACATTGGTTATTAGTGTGTTTTATTTTCCACACAGTGTTTTTCAGGCACTTATATTGCTTTCAGATGGCTTTTTATCTACATCTGAAACCCAATGACTTGGAAGCCGCCCCTTCTTCCCGATCATTATGCAGCCGGAGAATCACAAAAGAGTATGATTTACAGCTACTTGTTATTTTTATGGTATGTTCGCTTAGATCGAACTGGCGTGAGGAAAAAGAGGCAGAGGAGGATTATCAAAAACAGGTTGTCCGTCAACGTAAAGGGACGGATGAAGAAGCCCGTTGGGTGTGCAAACAAAAGCGTTATCACTACGGATACAAAAAGCATTGTCTGACCAATGTTCAAGGCATTGTTCAAAAGGTGATAACGACAGCAGCGAACCGCAGTGACACGAAGGAGTTTATTCCCCTATTGCAGGGTGCAAACATACCTCAAGGCACAGCCGTCTTGGCGGACAAAGGATATGCTTGCGGGGAAAATCGTTCCTACCTGCAAACCCATCACCTTCAAGACGGCATTATGCACAAGGCACAACGCAACAGGGCATTGACCGAGGAAGAGAAGCAACGAAACAAAGCAATCGGTCCGATACGGAGCACCATCGAACGCACCTTTGGCAGTATTCGCCGGTGGTTTCATGGCGGACGATGTCGATACCGGGGACTTGCCAAGACCCATACTCAAAACATTCTTGAAAGCATCGCCTTTAATTTATACAGAACCCCGGGGATAATTATGTCCTCATCCGTAGGATAAGGCATACCCCCCCTTGAGGAGCTCGTGCAAGTAGCTCCTCAAGGGGGGGATTTACAACTACTTTCACTCCTTACTGCCACCCCTTTCACTCGCTCCTTTTATGCCAAGAACTCCTCTTCCCTCCACCTCCTTATTTTGCAAAGGTCTCAAGTTGGAGCGACCCTTTTCGGCGACAAGATGCAGATTTTCCACCGAACAGCCCTTTTCCCGCTCGGCCATCGTCCGAAAACGCAAGCAATCGTGCTAAAGAAAAAGTACATTTGTCTCCGATTATCGCACTCTGCATTTCGCATCATACGAGTCAAGAAAAACTTTTTACACAACACCTGATGAATATGCCCACCGGGGAAACCCACAAGTCTCCCCCTTCCTCCTCGCATCGAGGACTGTCCGATGCCGAAGTCTTACATAGCCGAGCTACCCACGGCTCGAACGAACTGACTCCCCGCGAGCGCGAATCGCTCTGGAGCAAGTTTTTCGAGAAGTTCAAAGATCCCATCATCATCATCCTGCTCGTGGCCATGGTGCTTTCGTTTGCCGTGGCTTGCTATCACTACTTCACGGGCGGAGAGGGCGTCTCCGTCTTTCTGGAGCCGACAGGGGTGCTGCTCGCTGTCGTATTGGCCACGGGAGTAGCCTTTTTCTTCGAGATGAAATCCGAGAAGGAGTTCGAGATCCTGAATCAGGTCAATGAAGACATATTATATAAGGTATATCGCAACGGCATGATCTGCAGGGTGCTCAAAAAAGAAATCGTCGTAGGCGACCTGGTCGTTCTGGAAATGGGAGAGCAAATTCCGGCCGACGGCCGACTCATCGAAGCCATCTCGCTACAGATCGACGAATCCAGCCTGACGGGCGAACCCGTTGTAAACAAAACCACCGACCGGCAGGACTTCGACGCGGAAGCCACCTACCCCTCCGATTACATCTGCCGAGGCACCACCATTCTGGACGGCCACTGCACTTTCAGGGTGGAAAAGGTGGGCGACGCCACGGAATACGGACGGGTATTCGAGGGTGCCCGACCAGACAACAGCGTACAGACGCCCCTGAACAGACAGCTCGACCATCTGGCCGGCCTGATCACGAACGTCAGCTATAGCATAGCAGCCTTGGTACTCATCGGTAGCATCATCATGTACGCCGCCAACGGCGGATTCTTCCCCTTCGACTGGGCGTATGCCCTCTCCTTTTTCCTCAATAAGATCATGATAGCCGTCACGGTCATCGTCGTAGCCGTCCCCGAGGGATTGCCCATGAGCGTGACGCTGAGTCTGGCCTACAGCATGCGCAGCATGATGAAGACTAACAATCTAGTACGAAAGATGCATGCTTGCGAAACCATGGGGGCAGCTACCGTCATCTGCACAGACAAGACGGGAACCCTGACACAGAATCGCATGGCCGTGGCAGACACATACTTCGATCCAGAGCATGAGGCAGATTCTTCGCTTCTGGCCGAAGCCATGGCCGCCAACTCCACAGCCTATCTGGACTGCTCGGACGAAAAGGCGATACGTCCCCTCGGCAACCCCACCGAAGGAGCCTTGCTCCTATGGCTCAGAGAGAGGGGAATAAACTATCTGACCGTGCGCGAAGCCTGCCCCCTACTCCTGCAACTGACCTTCTCCACCGAGCGCAAATACATGGCCACGGTAGTCCGATCGGCTTCCCTCGGCAAGCCTGTACTCTGGGTCAAAGGCGCACCGGAGATCGTGCTCGGCTTCTGCTCCTTGCCCGATGAAGAAAAAGTCGGCTCCTATACCCGAAAGCTCGCCGAATATCAGGGCAAGGCAATGCGTACCATCGGATTTGCATACAAGGAGCTGTCCTCCGACGAGGAGCAGGTATTTGCCAATGGGCGTCTCCACGTGCATGACCTCCGCTTCATGGGTATAGTCGGCATAGCCGATCCCATTCGCTCCGACGTTCCCGAAGCGATCAGCGACTGTATGAAGGCCGGCATTCAGGTGAAAATCGTAACGGGCGATACACCGGGTACCGCCCGGGAGATCGGTCGCCAAATAGGACTGTGGGACGAAAGCTGTACGGAGCGGAATATGATCACCGGTTCGGATTTCGCAGCCCTCACCGACGAGGAACTGCGCCCTCGGATAGGCGAACTGCGTATCATGTCCCGCGCTCGTCCGATGGACAAGGAAAGGCTTGTACGCCTGCTGCAGGAAGCTCACGAAGTGGTGGCCGTGACGGGCGACGGCACGAACGACGCTCCTGCACTCAACCGCGCACAGGTGGGCCTCTCGATGGGCGATGGCACTGCCGTAGCCAAAGAGGCGAGCGACATCACCATTCTGGACAATTCTTTCAGCAGCATTGCCAAAGCCGTTATGTGGGGACGATCGCTTTATCGGAATATCCGCCGTTTTATCCTCTTTCAGATGACCATCAACGTCGTGGCCTGTATCATCGTTCTGATCGGCGCATTTGTGGGTACGGAGTCGCCCCTTACCGTGACGCAAATGCTGTGGGTCAATCTCATCATGGACACTTTCGCCGCCTTGTCCTTGGCTTCGCTCCCTCCCGACAAGGGTGTGATGAAGGAGCAACCCCGCCGGCAGGACGATGCCATCATCAACCCGCTGATGGCACGACGAATTTTCGGGCTTGGCGGAGGATTCGTTTTGCTGCTCTTCAGCCTGATCCAATACTTCAAACATGCCGAACTCAACAGCATGATGGACTTCCACCTCGGTGCATGGGCTACTGCCCTTTTCGACTTCCGGCCTGTAGAGAATGCCCTTTCCGACTTTGAGCTAAGTGCATTCTTCTCCATATTCGTTTTCCTCCAATTCTGGAATATGTTCAACGCCAAAGCATTTATGACAGGGCGGAGTGCCCTGCACCGGCTGTGGAAATGTCGCAACTTCGTCCTCATCGCCCTGCTGATTCTTATAGGACAAATCATCATCACGACTTTTGGCGGAGGCATGTTCCGCGTAGTACCCCTTGCCCCGATGGACTGGATTCTCATCATCCTCGCGACGAGTCTGATCCTCTGGTTGCGCGAATTGGAACGCATATTGCCTACTTTTGCAAATCATCTTATTCATAATCGACAATAATGAAAAAAGCTATTCTTTCCGGAGCGGCCTTGCTCCTCGGCCTGTGTGCCAACGCACAAAACGTGCAGTTGCACTACGATTTCGGTCATTCCATCTACGACGAACTAGATGGACGTCCCAAACTGACTACCACAGTGGAAAACTTCACACCCGACAAATGGGGAAGCACCTTCTTCTTCATCGACATGGATTATGCGCGCGACGGTATCCGGTCGGCTTATTGGGAGATTTCGCGCGAACTGAAGTTTTGGCAAGCTCCCGTTTCCATTCATTTGGAGTACAACGGAGGCCTCTCCACAAGCTTTACTTTCGGACATGATGCTCTGATCGGTGCCACCTACACCTACAACAACCCCTCCTTTACACGTGGATTTACGATCACGCCCATGTACAAGCATCTGGGTGCGCACGACTTCCACACCTATCAGATCACCGGCACTTGGTACATGCACTTTCTGGACGGTCTGCTTACCTTCAACGGCTTCCTCGATCTTTGGGGTTTCCCCCAAGAGAACCCAATCGGGGGCCCTGTGCTCAAAGAAGGGGATAAGTTCGTATTCCTGTCCGAACCGCAGTTCTGGATCAACCTCAATCGCATCAAAGGCATCGACAAGGATTTCAATCTCAGCATAGGGACAGAGATGGAAATCAGCAGGAACTTCGCTCGCATGGACAAATTCTCCTGCATCCCTACTCTTGCGGTCAAATGGACTTTCAACTGAACGAAACTCTTCAGTAAAAAATGAAAACTTGGCAATCCATTCTCGGATTCAATCCCGAGAAGCACTCCGTCCGAACGGAGTTTATTGCAGGGGTGACCACTTTCCTGACCATGAGTTACATCTTGGCGGTCAACCCTGATATTCTTGCTGCAGCAGGGATGGACAAAGGAGCCGTATTCACGGCCACGGCACTTTCTTCGGCCGTGGCTACGCTGCTGATTGCATTTTTGGCCAAGCTGCCCTTCGCTCAAGCTCCGAGCATGGGGATCAACGCTTTCTTCGCCTTTACTCTGGTTCAAGGCATGGGCTACTCTTGGCAGACTGCACTGGCTGCCGTCTTTGTGGAGGGGATCGTCTTCATCCTGCTGACGACATTCAATATCCGTGAGAAGATCGTCGATTGCATTCCTTACAATCTGCGCTATGCTATCTCGGCCGGTATCGGCATGTTTATCGCTTTCATCGGACTGAAGAACGCCGGTATTATCGTATCCCATCCGGCTACATTGGTCGCTCTCGGGCCTTTCACTCCGATATTCTTGCTGGCCATCCTCGGTATCATCCTCAGCGCGGCACTGGTCGTGCGCAAGGTGCGAGGGGCTTTGTTCTACAGTATCGCCATTTGTACGATCGTCGGCATTCCGCTGGGAGTGACAACCATTCCCGAAGGATTTGCCCCTATCTCCTCTCCGCAGAGCCTGAGTCCCACTTTCCTGCAAATGGATTTCGCCCCTCTCCTTTCGTTCGATATGGCTATGACGATATTCGCTCTCGTCTTCATGGATATTTTCAATACGATCGGCACACTGATAGGAGCAGCTGCCAAGACTGAAATGATGGACGAAAAAGGGAATGTCAAGAATATCAAGCAGGCCATGATGGCCGATGCCATCGGTACAAGCCTCGGTGCCATACTGGGCACCTCCACGGTAACTACTTATGTGGAGAGCGGATCGGGCATTGCCGAAGGAGGACGAACGGGTTTGACGGCATTGGTTACGGGCAGCTTTTTCCTGTTGGCTCTTTTTCTGTCGCCCCTGTTTCTCCTTGTCCCGGGTGCAGCTACGACAGGTGCTCTTGTGATGGTAGGGGTATTTATGCTCGGATCCATTTCGATGATCGATTTGTCCGACCTGTCCGAGACTTTTCCCGTCTTCATCACACTGCTGACAATGGTACTCACCTACTCTATCGCAGAGGGAATGGCCTTGGGGATGTTGGCATTCGTCTTTGTCAAACTCTTGTCCGGACAATACCGCAGTATATCCCTACCTCTTTACATTCTGGCTGTTCTTTTCATCCTGCGTTATGCCTTTGCATGACGAATAATCGATCTCAAATAGTTGAGCCATGATCGTTTTTCCCAATGCAAAAATCAACCTCGGCTTGCAGGTTGTAGCCAAGCGAGCGGACGGCTACCACAACATCGAGACAGTCTTCTATCCGATCCCGCTGACCGATGCTTTGGAGATCGAAGTACGAGAGGATACTTGCGACCGTCTTTCCGTCCATGGCATTCCCATTGATGCTGCAACGGAGGACAATTTGGTCATGAAAGCGATCTTGGCTCTTCGCCGAAAATTTGATTTTCCCCCACTGACTATCGAGCTTATCAAGCACATTCCGTCAGGAGCAGGCTTGGGAGGAGGTTCTTCGAATGCGTCTTTCATGCTGAAGTTGGTGAGGGACTATTTCTCTCTACCGATCGATGACAAAGAATTGGCGGCAATAGCACTGACGATCGGTGCCGATTGTCCTTTTTTCGTAGGAAATCGGCCGGTATTGGCCACCGACCTTGGCCAAGTCTTTACTCCGCTACCCAATTTTTCTCTGTCCGGTCTCCATATCGCTATAGTAAAACCACCCATCCATATCAACACAGCAGCTGCATACAAAGGTCTCAAGCATGTGGGCAAACGAGAGACAATGCCGGATGAGATTGTTTACATGCCCGTAGATGAATGGAGAGGGAAATTGGTGAATGATTTCGAAGAAAGCCTTTTCCCTGAACATCCTCGACTTGCCGAACTAAAAGAAATGCTCTATCGGTCGGGGGCTTTGTACGCTGCAATGTCCGGTTCCGGATCTGCACTATTCGGTCTTTTCCGGGAAAAGCCTCAGCTCGATAAGGCTGCTATCACCGACTGCTTCCGATGGCAAAGCATCATCCCCTGACAGATTGGTTACCTACCTCCAAAAAAGAAATGGAGGCCAAAGGATGGGACGAAGTGGATGTCATTCTCTTTAGCGGAGATGCTTATGTGGATCACCCGTCCTTCGGAGCTGCCGTCGTAGGAAGAATTTTAGAAGCCGAAGGGCTTCGTGTGGCTATCGTTCCCCAACCGAACTGGCGCGACGATCTTCGGGACTTCCGCAAATTGGGACGTCCTCGCTTGTTTTTCGGAGTTTCGGCAGGAGCGATGGATTCGATGGTGAATAAATACACCGCCAATCGCCGTCTGCGCAGCGAAGACGCTTACACACCGGACAGACGTTCGGATATGCGTCCCGACTACCCAACCATCGTTTACACCCGCATACTGAAAGAGCTGTTTCCGGATGTACCGGTCATTGTCGGGGGGATCGAAGCTTCTCTCCGCCGGCTGACGCATTACGACTATTGGCAGGACAAATTGCTCCCCGGTATACTCTATCAATCAGGTGCCGACCTCCTGATCTACGGCATGGGAGAACTTCCTTTGCACGAGATAGCACAGCGATTGATAGCCGGCGAACCGTTCGACAGTTTGAAGAGCATTCGGCAGATAGCCTATCTTGTTCCAAAAGGAAAGACACCTGTGCCCTGCAAAAACGATCGGCATCTCTTCTCCCATGAAGAATGTTTGTCGGACAAACGCAAGCAGGCACAGAACTTCCGAGAGATAGAGATACAGAGCAATCGCTACGAGGCAGACCGCATACTCCAGGCCGTCGGAGATTCTACCATCGTGGTCAATCCCCCTTTTCCACCCATGAATACGGCACAAATAGATCAGTCATTCGACTTACCGTACACGCGCCTGCCTCATCCGCGTTATAAGGGGAAGATTATTTCAGCCTATGAGATGATCAAGCACTCGGTCAATGTTCATCGCGGCTGTTTCGGTGGTTGTGCCTTCTGTACCATTTCGGCCCATCAAGGGAAATTTATAGCCTCACGCAGCGAAGCGTCCGTACTCCGCGAAGTGAAAGAGATCACTGAAATGGAGGATTTCAAGGGGTACCTGAGCGATGTCGGAGGCCCTTCGGCCAATATGTACAAAATGCAGGGCTACGACCTCTCGATCTGCAAACGCTGCAAAAAGCCGAGTTGCATTCATCCGAATGTGTGCCCCAATCTGAACGCCGATCATCGTCCTCTGCTGGATTTATTGAGAAAGATCGACAAGAATCCCAAGATCAAGAAGAGCTTTATCGGCAGTGGTGTAAGAATGGATCTCCTCCTTCATAATTATAAAGACAAGGTACTGAAGAAAGCTGCGGACGAATATACGGAGGATCTCATCGTAAAGCATGTATCAGGACGTCTGAAAGTAGCTCCCGAACATAGCTCGGATCGCGTACTCAATCTGATGCGCAAGCCTCCTTTCCGGCAGTTCGCCGAATTCACCAAACGTTTCCAACGTATCAACGAAGCACATGGGCTGCGTCAGCAACTCATCCCTTATTTCATATCCAGCCACCCGGGCTGTACCGAAGAGGATATGGCCGAACTGGCGATACTGACAAAAAAGCTCGACTTCAAACTGGAACAGATACAGGACTTTACTCCTACACCTATGACTTTAGCGACGGAAATGTACTACACCGGCTACCATCCTTATACGCTTCAGCCTGTATATACAGCCATCAAGAAAGAAGAAAAGATGCGCCAGCACATGTTTTTCTTCTGGTACAAACGGGAAGAAGCCGACAAGATCCGTCGCGAGCTACACCGAATCGGACGACCGGATCTCATTGCCAAGCTGTTCGATCGCACTACTTCCTCTCGCAACGATCGCCATACTCCTCCGTCCACGCAACCTCGCAAAGGCAAAAGCAAAAGCCGCCATTCTTAGCGACAAGGATTACACTTAAAGTCGGAAAATCTTGACGAAAGGCGAAGGCCTTTTGAGTGGAAAAAGGTAGAGACGAGACGAAAGCAATCCTCAAATTTCCAATCAGAGAAAAGCAGCTTTTCTCGGGCTCACAACATGAGAAAGAGGCCGCGCCAACAGGTGGCGCGGCCTCTTTGCTTGGGTTGGTAATCGATCGAAGCGCAGAGACTATGCTTCGTCTTTGGTCTGCTCTTCGTATTCTTTCAGCAGACGCTCTTGTACATCGGCAGGAACCAATTCATAGGAAGCAAACTTCATCGTGAAAGATGCGCGTCCACCTGTAATAGAGCTGAGCGAAGTGGAATAGTTGGAAAGCTCTTTCAGAGGCACTTTCGCCAAAAGCTGCTCATAACCCTTGCGGCTGTTCATACCCATGATGATGGCACGACGTCCCTGCATATCGCTCATGACATCGCCCAAATAATCGGCAGGAACCGATACTTCCACATCATAGACAGGCTCCAGAATCTTCGGGCCGGCTTCTTTGAAAGCCGTGCTGAAAGCATTCCGACCGGCCAACATGAACGATACTTCGTTGCTGTCCACAGGGTGCATCTTACCATCGTAAACCACTACGCGCACATCGCGAGCATACGAACCGGTCAGCGGACCCTGCTCCATGCGCGACATAATGCCTTTCAGTATGGCAGGCATGAAACGCGTATCGATGGCACCACCCACTACGCTATTAACGAAGACGAGCTTACCGCCCCATTCCAATTCCACTACCTGCGTGTCGCGCGGAGTGATACGAAACTCCTGGCCGCCGAATTTGAACGATTCGGGTAGTGGTTTGTCGTCACTGTACGGCTCCACGATCAAGTGCACCTCACCAAACTGGCCGGCACCACCCGACTGCTTTTTGTGACGATAGTCCGCACGAGCAGCCTTTGTAATGGTCTCACGATAAGGGATACGAGGCTCTATATATTCTATCTCGATCTTTTCGTTATGTTCCAATCGCCATTTGAGCGTACGCAGGTGGAATTCCCCTTGTCCGCTGACAATGGTCTGACGCAGCTCTTTGCTCTGCTCCACGATCCATGTCGGATCCTCTTCGCGCATCTCATTCAGAGCCGCATTCATCTTTTCCGTATCGGATTCGTTGGCAGCCCTGATGGCACGACGGTACTTGGGTTCGGGGAATTTGACCAAGTCGAAACGATGCTCCACACCCTTTTCGTTCAGCGTATTGCCACGGCGTACCTCTTTGAGCTTCACTGTAGCTCCTATATCGCCGGCACACATCTGGTCCACCTTGATGCGTTGCTGTCCGGCCGGCACGAATATCTGACTGATGCGCTCCTTGGAGCCTCGGTCAGCATTGAGCAGATCTACTCCCTCGGTGAGGGTACCGCTCATTACTTTGAAATATGATACTTCACCAATATGCGGTTCTATCGTAGTCTTGAAGAAATGGATGCAAAGGGGAGCCGAAGCATCGGGTTTCACTTCCTCTCCGCTCACTGCCACAGGTGCCGGCAGTTTGTTCACGCCGGGAACCACGTTGCCGAGGAACTCCAGTGTACGGCGCACACACATATCCTTCTCCGCACTGACACAGAACACGGGGTACATACCCTGCGAGATCAGACCGGCACGGATACCATCGCGCATCTCCTCTTCAGAGAGACTTCCCTGATCGAAGAATTTTTCCATCAGGCTCTCATCGTTTTCGGCCGCAGCCTCCACCAAAGCCTGATGCATTTCTTTCGCTTTGTCTTGCTCCTCGGCCGGAATCTCCAGCACCTCGGGCACACCTCCTTCAGGTTTCCAGCGATACATTTTCATCTTCAGCACATCGACCACGGCATTGAACCCTGCTCCCGCATTTACGGGATACTGTACGGGCACTATCTTGGAGCCATATCGCTCCCGAAGCTGTGATACAGCAGAGTCGAAGTCGGCCTTGTCCTGATCCAACTGGTTGATGATGAAGATGGCGGGCTTGTGCAACTGCTCCACATAGCGGAATTGATTGATAAGCCCTACTTCCACGCCATACTGCGCATTCACTACTACGAGGGCACAGTCCGTGACGTTCAGAGCCGAGACGGTACCGCCGATAAAGTCGTCCGCTCCCGGGCAGTCGATGAAATTCAGCTTTTTATCCTGCCACTCTACAGAGAAAACCGTAGAGAATACAGAGTATCCATACTCCTTCTCTACGGGGAAATAGTCGCAGACCGTATTGCCTGCATCTATGCTTCCTCTACGTTTTATCACTCCACCCTCGAAGAGCATCGCCTCTGCAAGGGTGGTTTTTCCGGCGCCGGAGCTACCCAAAATGGAGATGTTTTTCACCTCATTTGTCTTGTACACTTTCATGGTGAAGTCGTTGTTATTAGTGTTTTTAACAATCCGGATTAGAATCGCCGCTTCGAGAGGCTGTACAAACCTCAGGAAGCGGTG
This genomic stretch from Porphyromonas gingivalis ATCC 33277 harbors:
- a CDS encoding elongation factor G, encoding MKVYKTNEVKNISILGSSGAGKTTLAEAMLFEGGVIKRRGSIDAGNTVCDYFPVEKEYGYSVFSTVFSVEWQDKKLNFIDCPGADDFIGGTVSALNVTDCALVVVNAQYGVEVGLINQFRYVEQLHKPAIFIINQLDQDKADFDSAVSQLRERYGSKIVPVQYPVNAGAGFNAVVDVLKMKMYRWKPEGGVPEVLEIPAEEQDKAKEMHQALVEAAAENDESLMEKFFDQGSLSEEEMRDGIRAGLISQGMYPVFCVSAEKDMCVRRTLEFLGNVVPGVNKLPAPVAVSGEEVKPDASAPLCIHFFKTTIEPHIGEVSYFKVMSGTLTEGVDLLNADRGSKERISQIFVPAGQQRIKVDQMCAGDIGATVKLKEVRRGNTLNEKGVEHRFDLVKFPEPKYRRAIRAANESDTEKMNAALNEMREEDPTWIVEQSKELRQTIVSGQGEFHLRTLKWRLEHNEKIEIEYIEPRIPYRETITKAARADYRHKKQSGGAGQFGEVHLIVEPYSDDKPLPESFKFGGQEFRITPRDTQVVELEWGGKLVFVNSVVGGAIDTRFMPAILKGIMSRMEQGPLTGSYARDVRVVVYDGKMHPVDSNEVSFMLAGRNAFSTAFKEAGPKILEPVYDVEVSVPADYLGDVMSDMQGRRAIIMGMNSRKGYEQLLAKVPLKELSNYSTSLSSITGGRASFTMKFASYELVPADVQERLLKEYEEQTKDEA
- a CDS encoding YgiQ family radical SAM protein, whose amino-acid sequence is MAKHHPLTDWLPTSKKEMEAKGWDEVDVILFSGDAYVDHPSFGAAVVGRILEAEGLRVAIVPQPNWRDDLRDFRKLGRPRLFFGVSAGAMDSMVNKYTANRRLRSEDAYTPDRRSDMRPDYPTIVYTRILKELFPDVPVIVGGIEASLRRLTHYDYWQDKLLPGILYQSGADLLIYGMGELPLHEIAQRLIAGEPFDSLKSIRQIAYLVPKGKTPVPCKNDRHLFSHEECLSDKRKQAQNFREIEIQSNRYEADRILQAVGDSTIVVNPPFPPMNTAQIDQSFDLPYTRLPHPRYKGKIISAYEMIKHSVNVHRGCFGGCAFCTISAHQGKFIASRSEASVLREVKEITEMEDFKGYLSDVGGPSANMYKMQGYDLSICKRCKKPSCIHPNVCPNLNADHRPLLDLLRKIDKNPKIKKSFIGSGVRMDLLLHNYKDKVLKKAADEYTEDLIVKHVSGRLKVAPEHSSDRVLNLMRKPPFRQFAEFTKRFQRINEAHGLRQQLIPYFISSHPGCTEEDMAELAILTKKLDFKLEQIQDFTPTPMTLATEMYYTGYHPYTLQPVYTAIKKEEKMRQHMFFFWYKREEADKIRRELHRIGRPDLIAKLFDRTTSSRNDRHTPPSTQPRKGKSKSRHS
- a CDS encoding calcium-translocating P-type ATPase, PMCA-type; this encodes MNMPTGETHKSPPSSSHRGLSDAEVLHSRATHGSNELTPRERESLWSKFFEKFKDPIIIILLVAMVLSFAVACYHYFTGGEGVSVFLEPTGVLLAVVLATGVAFFFEMKSEKEFEILNQVNEDILYKVYRNGMICRVLKKEIVVGDLVVLEMGEQIPADGRLIEAISLQIDESSLTGEPVVNKTTDRQDFDAEATYPSDYICRGTTILDGHCTFRVEKVGDATEYGRVFEGARPDNSVQTPLNRQLDHLAGLITNVSYSIAALVLIGSIIMYAANGGFFPFDWAYALSFFLNKIMIAVTVIVVAVPEGLPMSVTLSLAYSMRSMMKTNNLVRKMHACETMGAATVICTDKTGTLTQNRMAVADTYFDPEHEADSSLLAEAMAANSTAYLDCSDEKAIRPLGNPTEGALLLWLRERGINYLTVREACPLLLQLTFSTERKYMATVVRSASLGKPVLWVKGAPEIVLGFCSLPDEEKVGSYTRKLAEYQGKAMRTIGFAYKELSSDEEQVFANGRLHVHDLRFMGIVGIADPIRSDVPEAISDCMKAGIQVKIVTGDTPGTAREIGRQIGLWDESCTERNMITGSDFAALTDEELRPRIGELRIMSRARPMDKERLVRLLQEAHEVVAVTGDGTNDAPALNRAQVGLSMGDGTAVAKEASDITILDNSFSSIAKAVMWGRSLYRNIRRFILFQMTINVVACIIVLIGAFVGTESPLTVTQMLWVNLIMDTFAALSLASLPPDKGVMKEQPRRQDDAIINPLMARRIFGLGGGFVLLLFSLIQYFKHAELNSMMDFHLGAWATALFDFRPVENALSDFELSAFFSIFVFLQFWNMFNAKAFMTGRSALHRLWKCRNFVLIALLILIGQIIITTFGGGMFRVVPLAPMDWILIILATSLILWLRELERILPTFANHLIHNRQ
- the ispE gene encoding 4-(cytidine 5'-diphospho)-2-C-methyl-D-erythritol kinase → MIVFPNAKINLGLQVVAKRADGYHNIETVFYPIPLTDALEIEVREDTCDRLSVHGIPIDAATEDNLVMKAILALRRKFDFPPLTIELIKHIPSGAGLGGGSSNASFMLKLVRDYFSLPIDDKELAAIALTIGADCPFFVGNRPVLATDLGQVFTPLPNFSLSGLHIAIVKPPIHINTAAAYKGLKHVGKRETMPDEIVYMPVDEWRGKLVNDFEESLFPEHPRLAELKEMLYRSGALYAAMSGSGSALFGLFREKPQLDKAAITDCFRWQSIIP
- a CDS encoding NCS2 family permease, giving the protein MKTWQSILGFNPEKHSVRTEFIAGVTTFLTMSYILAVNPDILAAAGMDKGAVFTATALSSAVATLLIAFLAKLPFAQAPSMGINAFFAFTLVQGMGYSWQTALAAVFVEGIVFILLTTFNIREKIVDCIPYNLRYAISAGIGMFIAFIGLKNAGIIVSHPATLVALGPFTPIFLLAILGIILSAALVVRKVRGALFYSIAICTIVGIPLGVTTIPEGFAPISSPQSLSPTFLQMDFAPLLSFDMAMTIFALVFMDIFNTIGTLIGAAAKTEMMDEKGNVKNIKQAMMADAIGTSLGAILGTSTVTTYVESGSGIAEGGRTGLTALVTGSFFLLALFLSPLFLLVPGAATTGALVMVGVFMLGSISMIDLSDLSETFPVFITLLTMVLTYSIAEGMALGMLAFVFVKLLSGQYRSISLPLYILAVLFILRYAFA
- a CDS encoding DUF5020 family protein gives rise to the protein MKKAILSGAALLLGLCANAQNVQLHYDFGHSIYDELDGRPKLTTTVENFTPDKWGSTFFFIDMDYARDGIRSAYWEISRELKFWQAPVSIHLEYNGGLSTSFTFGHDALIGATYTYNNPSFTRGFTITPMYKHLGAHDFHTYQITGTWYMHFLDGLLTFNGFLDLWGFPQENPIGGPVLKEGDKFVFLSEPQFWINLNRIKGIDKDFNLSIGTEMEISRNFARMDKFSCIPTLAVKWTFN